A stretch of Brienomyrus brachyistius isolate T26 unplaced genomic scaffold, BBRACH_0.4 scaffold84, whole genome shotgun sequence DNA encodes these proteins:
- the LOC125727015 gene encoding kelch-like protein 10, whose translation MMAHDMERVLMSPAFEVFNKLRLAGQLCDVVLIADGVKFNAHRVILCGCSSYFQALFASDWSDSGKREYQLPGISPETLRQVIEYAYTYSVVITADNVENLLAAADYLSVLGIVQRCCDFLHEQLCLNNCIGLLKIADVYCVNELHQSAFNFILKNFKEVAISSNEFPEISLEQLYDIIEQDELNVREEDVVFEAILRWIEHEPATREAHISVLLPKIRMARMDSEYFMKIVKANDLVKANAACRPIITDVLKMIYDLDNESPRSDFERPLIRPRLPADILLAIGGWNFRTTNWIEAYDTRADHWVDITQGQETRQSGHGSVCLNGFVYCFGGYDGHNFTDAVRRFDPVARTWQHMAPMHWRRCSVSVAVSNGFIYVMGGRLGVSPLNIVERYDPKANEWTIMNQPMNEERQDASATTLNGKIYICGGSNGAQTTSTAECYDPLTGEWTLIAPMRTRRRGLGVAAYQGNIYAVGGTNGVHAVRSMEVYDPAINQWHAAPPMRQQRSYFGIAVVDGLLFAMGGSDGFEVTAKVECFNAEKGSWCRAQDMITPKRNFSCCTVPAHPRFVQYAAPRPPAPIYLPGNHVLNKWLAGNKGNATD comes from the exons atgatggcacacgacatggagcgagtactgatgtccccggcgtttgaagtgttcaacaagcttcggctggcaggacagctttgtgacgtggtcctcatcgcagacggtgttaaattcaacgcccatagagtaattctgtgtggctgtagctcctacttcca ggctctgttcgccagtgactggagtgattcaggaaagcgggagtaccaactcccaggcatttccccagaaacattgaggcaggtcatagagtacgcctacacgtactctgtggtcatcacagctgacaatgtggagaacctcctggcagctgctgattatctcagtgtcttgggcatcgtgcagcgctgctgtgatttcctgcatgagcagctctgcctcaacaactgcattggccttcttaaaatcgccgatgtctactgtgtaaacgagctgcaccagtctgcattcaacttcatcttgaaaaatttcaaggaggttgccatcagctcaaacgagttcccagaaataagtcttgaacaactttatgacatcatagagcaggatgagcttaatgtcagagaagaggatgtggtgtttgaggccatcctccggtggatcgagcacgagcctgccacccgagaggcccacatttcagtcctattgcccaag attcggatggctcgtatggatTCGGAGTACTTCATGAAaatcgtcaaagccaacgatctagtgaaggccaatgcagcgtgcaggccaattatcaCTGATGTACTGAAGATGATATATGATCTCGACAATGAAAGTCCACGAtctgactttgaaaggccaCTGATTCGCCCGCGCCTACCCGCTGACATCTTattggccattggtggctggAATTTCCGCACAACAAATTGGATTGAAGCCTATGACACCCGGGCCGACCACTGGGTCGATATAACGCAGGGGCAGGAGACTCGCCAGTCCGGCCatggcagtgtgtgtttaaatggcttcgtgtattgttttgggggttaTGATGGCCATAATTTCACCGATGCTGTGCGCAGATTTGACCCTGTCGCACggacatggcagcacatggccCCGATGCACTGGCGCCGCTGTAGTGTCAGTGTGGCCGTAAGTAACGGCTTCATCTACGTGATGGGTGGCCGTTTAGGCGTGTCGCCTCTGAATATCGTAGAGCGATATGACCCAAAAGCCAACGAGTGGACCATCATGAACCAGCCCATGAACGAggagcgacaggatgccagtgccaccaccctgaatggaaag atatacatttgtgggggtagcaatggagctcagaccacttccactgcggagtgctatgatcctctcacgggcgaatggaccttgatcgctcccatgcgcactcgccgacgtggccttggagtagctgcatatcagggaaacatctatgcg GTGGGCGGTACCAACGGGGTTCATGCAGTGCGGAGTATGGAGGTTTATGACCCTGCAATTAACCAGTGGCACGCTGCGCCTCCCATGAGACAACAAAGAAGCTAtttcggcatcgcagtggtggacggcttGCTATTTGCGATGGGAGGCTCCGATGGGTTCGAAGTAACTGCAAAAGTGGAATGTTTCaatgcagagaaaggcagctggtgccgtgcgcaggacatgattacgcccaagaggaacttcagctgctgcacagtgcctgcgcacccccgcttCGTACAGTATgctgcacctcgcccacctgcccccatctacCTGCCTG GTAACCACGTGCTCAACAAGTGGCTGGCAGGGAACAAGGGAAACGCTACAGACTGA